The following are from one region of the Cloacibacterium normanense genome:
- a CDS encoding O-acetylhomoserine aminocarboxypropyltransferase/cysteine synthase family protein, protein MSNLKFETLQLHAGQEIDPTTNSRAVPLYQTSSYTFNSAEHAANLFGLKEFGNIYTRLMNPTTDVFEKRVAALHGGVAALATASGHAAQFLAITNILQAGDNFVSSPYLYGGSYNQFKVSFKKLGIEAQFAKDDAPESFEELINENTKAIYLETIGNPTLNVADFDAISAVAKKHNIPLIVDNTFGAGGYLFRPIEHGANVVVESATKWIGGHGTSIGGIIIDGGNFDWGNGKFPQFSEPSDGYHGLVFSDVFGVNGPFGNIAFIIKARVEGLRDFGPTISPFNSFLLLQGLETLSLRVDRTVENAQKLAEFLENHPKVEKVLYPGLPSFPDYENAKKYLKKGFGGVLNFEIKGGKEAAVKFIDHLQLVSHLANVGDSKTLIINPASTTHEQLSDEERLKAGITPGQIRLSVGIEHIEDIVADLEQSFQQL, encoded by the coding sequence ATGAGCAATTTAAAATTTGAAACGCTTCAACTTCACGCTGGTCAAGAAATCGACCCAACTACCAATTCTAGAGCGGTGCCGCTTTACCAAACTTCGTCTTATACCTTTAACAGTGCAGAACATGCTGCCAATCTTTTTGGTTTAAAAGAATTTGGGAATATCTACACCAGACTCATGAATCCTACCACTGATGTTTTCGAAAAACGTGTGGCTGCACTTCACGGTGGAGTAGCTGCTTTGGCTACCGCTTCTGGTCACGCTGCGCAATTTTTGGCGATTACCAATATTTTACAAGCAGGAGACAATTTCGTGAGTTCGCCTTATTTGTACGGAGGAAGTTATAATCAGTTTAAAGTTTCTTTCAAAAAATTAGGCATCGAAGCACAATTTGCTAAAGACGATGCTCCAGAAAGTTTTGAAGAATTGATTAACGAAAACACCAAGGCGATTTATTTAGAAACGATAGGAAACCCTACATTGAATGTGGCAGATTTTGATGCAATCTCAGCTGTAGCTAAAAAACATAATATTCCATTAATCGTAGACAATACTTTTGGAGCAGGTGGTTATTTGTTTAGACCGATTGAACATGGCGCAAATGTAGTGGTAGAATCTGCGACCAAATGGATTGGCGGTCACGGAACTTCTATCGGAGGAATCATCATAGATGGCGGAAATTTCGATTGGGGAAATGGTAAGTTTCCACAGTTTTCTGAACCTTCAGATGGTTATCATGGGTTGGTTTTCTCAGATGTTTTTGGAGTTAATGGACCTTTTGGAAATATTGCCTTTATCATCAAAGCTAGAGTAGAAGGTCTTAGAGATTTTGGACCTACAATTTCTCCATTCAATTCATTTTTATTGCTTCAAGGTTTAGAAACATTATCGCTGAGAGTAGACAGAACCGTAGAAAATGCTCAGAAATTAGCAGAATTTTTAGAAAATCACCCTAAAGTAGAAAAAGTATTATATCCAGGTTTGCCAAGTTTCCCAGATTATGAAAATGCCAAAAAATACCTGAAAAAAGGTTTCGGAGGCGTACTTAATTTTGAAATCAAAGGCGGAAAAGAAGCAGCGGTAAAATTCATTGATCATTTACAATTGGTTTCGCATTTAGCAAATGTAGGAGATTCTAAAACGCTTATCATCAATCCAGCTTCTACCACACACGAACAACTTTCAGACGAAGAAAGATTAAAAGCAGGAATTACTCCGGGACAAATTAGATTAAGCGTAGGAATAGAACATATAGAGGATATTGTCGCAGATTTAGAGCAATCATTTCAACAATTATAA